The following proteins are encoded in a genomic region of Alistipes shahii WAL 8301:
- a CDS encoding ORF6N domain-containing protein — protein sequence MEELATIQSKIYEIRGQRVMLDRDLAELYGVTTGNLNKAVKRNIERFPERFMFQLTEQEFLIFQNGTSSWGGTRKRPYAFTEQGVSMLSAVLRSPTAIQVSIRIMDAFVAMRNYIMTTSTMTAELSEIRAKLTLLERADEDNAEAVNDLSEDMRKELDNIYEAIAALSVKVPKARKQPRPIGFKQSK from the coding sequence ATGGAAGAACTCGCTACGATCCAAAGCAAAATCTACGAAATCCGCGGCCAGCGCGTGATGCTCGACCGCGATTTGGCCGAGCTTTACGGCGTTACGACCGGCAACCTGAATAAAGCTGTAAAGCGAAATATCGAACGTTTTCCGGAACGGTTCATGTTTCAACTGACAGAACAGGAATTTTTGATATTCCAAAATGGAACATCAAGTTGGGGCGGCACACGAAAACGTCCTTATGCTTTTACCGAACAAGGGGTCTCCATGCTTTCTGCCGTGCTACGCAGCCCGACAGCCATACAAGTCAGTATTCGGATTATGGATGCTTTCGTCGCCATGCGCAACTACATTATGACAACCTCGACTATGACGGCCGAGCTGTCCGAAATCCGTGCGAAACTGACCCTGTTGGAACGGGCGGACGAGGACAACGCCGAAGCGGTGAACGACCTTTCGGAAGACATGCGCAAGGAGCTTGACAACATCTACGAGGCCATCGCAGCCCTGTCGGTCAAAGTTCCAAAGGCCCGCAAACAGCCCCGGCCCATCGGTTTTAAGCAATCAAAGTAA
- a CDS encoding TonB-dependent receptor: MNKTVFFNKFRRLFGFVLTISLLGNVFAASAQNARISIKMENVPISQVIKEIENQTRYLFINKGVDTKNKVSINAVQKTIQDVLAQLFAGTEIAYRIDESYIILTKKNDAGNPVSVTGKIRDAKGNPIVGASILVQGTTIGVSSDADGAFALQVPPPAADRQLEISFIGYTPVSIVVGSRTSFEITLEEAASEIEQVVVTALGIKRSEKAVAYNVQQIKAEDITTVKDANFINSLTGKVAGVTINASSSGVGGASKVVLRGNKSISQSSNALYVIDGIPMYNFGGGGGTEFDSRGATESIADLNPEDIESMSVLTGAAAAALYGSEAANGAVMITTKKGQAGTLKATFSSNIEFLAPFIQPEFQNRYGTGLNGQRSGSSIYSWGEKLRPEARYGYTPDDYFETGHVYTNAVTVSGGTDKNQTYFSAASVNSDGIIPNNEYDRYNFTFRNTSYFLKDRLKLDASASYIYQKDQNMTNQGVYSNPLVPAYLFPRGENFDLYRRFERYNEGTKLMEQFWSADMEGGDLRMQNPYWINYRNLRNTDKKRYMLSFSASYDILPWLNVAGRVRIDNSNSLYTQKLYASSNTTITEGGKNGHYTEARAYDTQTYADLMVNINKTFGEDWSLNANIGASINNIKTDELSYRGPIQENGLPNIFNVFDLDDTKKRAEKVGWHDQTQSIFASVEVGWKQMLYLTVTGRNDWASQLANSPESSFFYPSVGLSWVPSSTWDLGKTFSYLKIRGSIASVGMPFPRHLTVPTYEYDATNKVWKDKTHYPIGDLKPERTITYEVGLDARLWQHINLSASWYQADTKNQTFDPSLPPSSSYTTIYLQTGHVRNTGVELSLGYDNQWRNFRWTTNFTYSWNKNEIIELAANAVNPVTGEALNLTKLDIKGLGKAKYILKEGGTLGDLYTTSNLRFNDNGYVEVDKNGNLLMTDEGEDIYLGSVFPNHNLAWRNDFSYKGINLGVLFTARLGGVCYSATQANLDLYGVSEASAAARDAGGVLINGREMVDAQKWYQAIGSQSGLPQYYLYSATNVRLQELSLGYTFPRKWFRNKLGLTVSFVGRNLWMIYCKAPFDPEAVASTGLNYQGIDYFMMPSMRNLGFNVKFQF, encoded by the coding sequence ATGAATAAAACAGTATTCTTCAACAAGTTTCGAAGACTGTTTGGGTTCGTACTCACAATCTCTTTGCTTGGGAACGTATTCGCTGCATCTGCACAGAATGCCCGAATTTCCATTAAGATGGAAAACGTCCCTATTTCGCAGGTTATAAAAGAGATTGAAAATCAAACCCGTTACTTGTTTATCAACAAAGGCGTCGATACCAAAAACAAGGTCAGTATCAACGCTGTCCAAAAAACGATCCAGGATGTGTTGGCACAACTGTTCGCCGGCACGGAAATCGCTTACCGGATCGATGAATCCTACATTATCCTGACCAAAAAGAACGATGCGGGGAATCCGGTTTCCGTGACCGGAAAAATCAGGGATGCAAAAGGTAATCCGATCGTCGGAGCCAGTATCCTTGTTCAAGGAACTACAATAGGCGTCAGCTCCGACGCCGATGGTGCGTTTGCGCTTCAGGTACCCCCCCCCGCAGCAGACAGACAGCTGGAAATCAGTTTTATTGGTTATACTCCTGTGTCTATTGTCGTGGGCAGCCGGACTTCTTTCGAAATCACGCTCGAAGAGGCTGCGTCCGAGATCGAGCAGGTCGTGGTCACTGCTCTTGGTATTAAGCGTTCGGAAAAGGCCGTAGCCTACAATGTTCAGCAGATCAAGGCCGAAGACATCACAACCGTCAAGGATGCCAACTTCATCAACTCGTTGACGGGTAAAGTGGCCGGTGTCACGATCAACGCCTCATCGTCAGGTGTCGGCGGTGCCTCGAAGGTCGTACTGCGCGGCAACAAGTCCATTTCGCAGTCTTCGAACGCCCTTTACGTTATCGACGGCATTCCGATGTACAACTTCGGTGGTGGTGGCGGTACGGAGTTCGATTCGCGCGGTGCTACGGAATCCATCGCAGACCTCAACCCCGAGGATATTGAGTCGATGTCGGTGCTGACGGGTGCTGCCGCGGCCGCGCTCTACGGTTCGGAAGCCGCGAACGGCGCTGTGATGATTACGACGAAAAAAGGCCAAGCCGGGACTCTGAAAGCTACGTTTTCGAGTAATATCGAATTTCTCGCACCTTTCATCCAGCCGGAATTTCAGAATCGCTACGGTACGGGTTTGAACGGCCAGCGCAGCGGCTCGAGCATTTACAGTTGGGGCGAGAAATTACGCCCTGAAGCCCGTTACGGTTATACTCCGGACGATTATTTCGAGACGGGACACGTTTATACGAATGCTGTTACGGTTTCTGGCGGTACGGACAAGAACCAGACCTATTTTTCGGCTGCTTCGGTCAATTCGGACGGCATTATCCCCAATAACGAATACGACCGTTACAACTTCACGTTCCGCAATACTTCGTACTTTCTGAAAGACCGGCTCAAGCTCGATGCGAGCGCCAGCTACATCTATCAGAAAGACCAGAACATGACCAATCAGGGAGTCTATTCGAACCCGCTGGTTCCGGCCTACCTGTTCCCGCGGGGTGAGAATTTCGACCTTTACCGTCGCTTCGAGCGTTACAACGAAGGGACGAAACTCATGGAGCAATTCTGGAGTGCGGATATGGAAGGCGGTGATTTGCGCATGCAGAATCCCTACTGGATCAACTACCGCAACCTGCGCAATACGGACAAGAAGCGTTATATGCTGTCGTTCTCGGCCAGCTACGACATTCTTCCGTGGCTTAATGTTGCCGGACGTGTCCGCATTGATAATTCGAATTCGCTCTACACGCAAAAACTCTATGCCTCGTCGAACACCACGATTACGGAAGGCGGCAAAAACGGCCACTATACCGAAGCCCGTGCTTACGACACGCAGACCTACGCCGATCTGATGGTAAACATTAACAAGACTTTCGGCGAGGATTGGTCTCTGAACGCGAATATCGGCGCCTCGATCAACAATATCAAGACCGATGAGTTGTCATACCGTGGGCCGATTCAGGAGAACGGACTTCCCAACATATTCAATGTTTTCGATCTGGATGACACGAAAAAACGTGCCGAAAAGGTCGGCTGGCACGACCAGACGCAGTCGATTTTCGCCTCGGTCGAAGTAGGTTGGAAACAGATGCTTTACCTCACGGTGACGGGGCGTAACGACTGGGCTTCGCAACTGGCCAATTCGCCCGAGTCGTCGTTCTTCTATCCGTCAGTAGGCCTGTCTTGGGTGCCTTCTTCGACATGGGATCTGGGCAAGACGTTCAGCTATCTGAAGATCCGCGGTTCGATCGCCTCGGTAGGTATGCCTTTCCCGCGTCACCTGACGGTTCCGACCTACGAATACGACGCTACGAACAAAGTGTGGAAGGACAAGACGCACTATCCGATCGGCGACCTGAAGCCGGAGCGTACCATTACCTATGAGGTCGGTCTGGATGCCCGTCTGTGGCAGCATATCAACCTTTCGGCTTCGTGGTATCAGGCCGACACGAAAAACCAGACCTTCGACCCGTCACTTCCGCCCTCGTCGTCCTATACGACCATCTACCTGCAAACCGGACACGTTCGCAATACAGGTGTCGAGCTGTCGCTCGGGTATGACAATCAGTGGCGGAATTTCCGCTGGACGACGAACTTCACCTACTCATGGAACAAGAACGAGATCATCGAACTGGCAGCCAATGCCGTGAACCCGGTTACGGGCGAAGCGTTGAATCTTACCAAGTTGGACATCAAGGGGCTGGGTAAGGCGAAGTACATCCTCAAGGAAGGCGGTACGCTGGGCGACCTTTACACGACGTCCAACCTTCGCTTCAACGACAACGGTTATGTCGAGGTGGACAAGAACGGCAACCTGCTGATGACCGACGAAGGCGAGGACATCTATCTCGGATCGGTTTTCCCGAACCACAACCTCGCATGGCGCAATGACTTCAGCTATAAGGGTATTAACCTCGGCGTGCTGTTTACGGCCCGTCTGGGCGGTGTCTGCTATTCGGCGACGCAGGCCAACCTCGACCTGTACGGCGTCTCGGAGGCTTCGGCCGCGGCGCGCGATGCGGGCGGTGTTTTGATCAACGGCCGTGAGATGGTCGATGCCCAGAAATGGTATCAGGCGATCGGCTCGCAGTCGGGTTTGCCGCAGTATTATCTCTATTCGGCGACGAATGTCCGCTTGCAGGAGTTGTCGCTGGGTTACACTTTCCCGCGCAAGTGGTTCCGCAATAAGCTGGGGCTTACCGTGTCGTTCGTAGGGCGCAATCTGTGGATGATTTACTGCAAAGCGCCGTTCGACCCCGAAGCCGTCGCTTCGACGGGGCTGAACTATCAGGGTATCGACTACTTCATGATGCCCTCGATGCGCAACCTCGGTTTCAATGTCAAATTCCAATTCTAA
- the traN gene encoding conjugative transposon protein TraN, protein MKRDLIYLILIVAAIAAVKVTAQMTPETPAEIRPLRIEAGFTKTVHILFPSPVTYIDIGSMDIIAGKADGAENVVRVKAAVRNFAAETNLTVITEDGGFFTFDVHYAENPAVSTLNLTVQEPQPESMKKPAAVGYPQPTAPASEGRVLLREVGREKPATIKRMLSDIYRQNRTDVKGIRTKKYGIEVEVLGIYVFNDVIYIHSCISNDTNISFEVDARHFIVADRKLTKRTAQQQSTLEVLRVCNDPAVVRGHQRQRTVFALPKLTISDDKVLLLEIIEKNGARHQTVEIPAEELLEAKLL, encoded by the coding sequence ATGAAACGAGACCTTATTTATCTGATCCTGATCGTCGCGGCAATCGCAGCGGTAAAGGTTACGGCGCAGATGACACCGGAAACGCCGGCTGAGATCCGGCCCCTACGTATCGAAGCGGGATTCACCAAGACCGTACACATCCTTTTCCCGTCGCCCGTCACGTATATCGACATCGGCTCGATGGACATCATAGCAGGCAAGGCCGACGGAGCCGAGAACGTCGTGCGGGTGAAAGCCGCCGTGCGGAATTTCGCAGCAGAAACAAACCTGACGGTTATCACCGAGGACGGCGGATTTTTCACCTTCGACGTGCATTATGCCGAGAATCCGGCTGTCTCGACCCTCAATCTTACAGTGCAGGAACCGCAACCAGAAAGTATGAAGAAACCGGCTGCTGTGGGCTATCCGCAGCCGACGGCCCCAGCATCCGAAGGCCGGGTGCTGCTGCGCGAGGTAGGGCGCGAGAAACCTGCGACCATAAAACGCATGTTGAGCGACATATACCGCCAAAACCGTACGGACGTGAAGGGCATTCGCACGAAGAAGTACGGCATTGAAGTCGAAGTGTTGGGGATTTACGTGTTCAATGACGTGATATACATTCACTCCTGTATCTCGAACGACACGAATATCTCATTCGAGGTAGATGCACGACATTTCATTGTAGCGGATCGCAAACTCACCAAGCGTACGGCACAACAGCAGTCGACGCTCGAAGTCCTGCGCGTATGCAACGATCCGGCAGTCGTGAGGGGACATCAGCGTCAGCGGACGGTATTCGCACTGCCCAAACTGACGATCTCCGATGACAAGGTGCTTTTGCTGGAAATCATCGAGAAGAACGGAGCCCGGCATCAGACGGTGGAAATACCAGCCGAAGAGTTGTTAGAAGCAAAACTGCTGTAA
- a CDS encoding FecR family protein translates to MDQEVIYKALRGEATPDELEQVARWHSENPEDFQRCADEVHMQIDMMELYGEEIRPASWIAVHWRKVVRITVQAAAMLAIGLFVGGYISKERTYDMLAEQINTLQVPYGQRLKFTLPDGSSVQLNSGAKIEYPSVFKKNLRRVKLSGEAVFDVEHDERCPFVVETFASDIRVLGTKFNVVADERHQRFSTALLQGRVQITNRLDPTQKDIILKPNDIANLSNGHLFIEPITDPEILCWTEGLINISGLPFDELMEKFERAFDVKIDISLEKLPNIRNVSGKIRVNDGIDKALHILQYTADFSYKKNSETNVVTIY, encoded by the coding sequence ATGGATCAAGAGGTAATATACAAAGCTCTGCGCGGCGAAGCAACCCCAGATGAGCTGGAACAGGTGGCACGGTGGCATTCCGAAAATCCGGAGGACTTCCAGCGCTGCGCGGATGAGGTGCACATGCAGATCGACATGATGGAGTTGTACGGCGAAGAGATCCGTCCAGCAAGTTGGATCGCCGTGCACTGGAGAAAGGTAGTCCGTATTACCGTACAAGCTGCCGCCATGCTCGCCATCGGGCTGTTCGTCGGGGGATATATCAGCAAGGAACGCACCTACGATATGCTTGCCGAGCAAATCAACACGTTGCAGGTTCCTTACGGCCAACGCTTGAAGTTCACGCTTCCGGACGGTTCGAGCGTTCAGCTCAATTCCGGAGCAAAGATCGAATATCCATCCGTATTCAAAAAGAATCTCCGCAGAGTAAAGCTTTCCGGCGAGGCGGTATTCGATGTCGAACATGACGAGAGGTGTCCGTTCGTTGTAGAAACTTTCGCATCCGATATTCGGGTGTTGGGTACGAAATTCAACGTTGTGGCCGATGAGCGCCACCAACGCTTTTCGACTGCATTGCTCCAAGGTCGGGTGCAAATTACAAACCGGCTCGATCCCACGCAAAAAGACATTATACTGAAACCTAACGATATTGCTAATCTCTCGAACGGTCATCTTTTCATCGAACCGATAACCGATCCGGAAATATTGTGCTGGACGGAAGGTCTTATCAACATTTCGGGTCTGCCTTTCGATGAACTGATGGAGAAATTCGAGCGGGCATTCGACGTGAAGATCGACATCTCCCTTGAGAAACTTCCGAACATCAGAAACGTCAGTGGTAAAATTCGTGTGAACGACGGCATTGACAAAGCCCTTCACATTTTGCAGTATACCGCGGACTTTTCTTACAAGAAAAATTCGGAAACAAACGTAGTGACGATCTATTGA
- a CDS encoding Bro-N domain-containing protein, with translation MTQKQAIQLFEERKVRTVWDDEAGKWYVSIVDVIAVLTESKDAAAYWRKLKQRLKAEGNETVTNCHGLKMTAPDGKMRLTDVADVEQLFRLVQSIPSPKAEPFKLWLSSLARERLEEIDDPEQGIDRMLEYYHRKGYSENWINQRLKSIEVRKELTDEWERRGIKKGQEYATLTDIITLGWSGMTTRQYKQYKGLKTESLRDNMTNLELVLNMLAEATTTEISKERKPRTTAANRAVAAQGGRIAGNTRREIEAQTGKRIVSPLTAKQALAEKTAEGIEHPEADTTE, from the coding sequence ATGACCCAAAAGCAAGCGATACAACTTTTTGAAGAGCGTAAGGTACGCACCGTCTGGGACGACGAAGCGGGCAAGTGGTACGTTTCGATTGTCGATGTTATCGCAGTTTTGACCGAAAGTAAAGATGCCGCAGCCTACTGGCGCAAACTCAAACAACGGCTGAAAGCTGAAGGGAATGAAACCGTGACAAATTGTCACGGTTTGAAAATGACCGCTCCGGATGGCAAGATGCGCCTAACCGATGTGGCTGACGTAGAGCAGCTTTTCCGACTGGTGCAGTCGATTCCCTCGCCGAAGGCCGAGCCGTTCAAGTTGTGGCTCTCTTCGCTTGCCCGCGAACGGCTGGAGGAGATCGACGACCCGGAACAAGGCATCGACCGGATGCTGGAATACTACCATCGCAAAGGCTATTCCGAGAACTGGATCAACCAGCGGCTGAAATCCATCGAGGTACGCAAGGAACTGACCGACGAATGGGAACGCCGCGGTATCAAAAAGGGACAGGAATACGCCACGCTGACCGATATTATTACGCTGGGCTGGTCGGGTATGACCACGCGCCAGTACAAGCAGTACAAGGGACTGAAAACCGAAAGCCTGCGCGACAACATGACCAATCTGGAGCTGGTGCTCAACATGCTTGCCGAAGCGACGACCACCGAAATTTCGAAAGAGCGAAAACCGCGGACGACCGCAGCGAACCGTGCCGTGGCGGCACAGGGCGGACGTATCGCCGGGAATACCCGCCGCGAGATCGAAGCCCAGACCGGAAAAAGAATCGTATCGCCGCTCACGGCAAAACAGGCATTGGCCGAAAAAACAGCCGAAGGGATCGAACACCCGGAGGCGGATACGACAGAATGA
- a CDS encoding sigma-70 family RNA polymerase sigma factor, with protein sequence MQALSKHRKRKTGDEFSTCIFGNNRYLWKQYRKIAMGKPTKILTAEEFDRLFNDKERFIRIAYSYINDMEMATDITTDGFMYLWEHRDHLEFDVNIKGYIYNYVRTRCISYLRKRKSMLKAQSELYRKEQWRIESSINTLSNEEQIGKLFQSEIIEIYRRELAKMPSLTRNVFLASRLEDMTYHQIAEKFNLTVRQVTSEIQRANFLLRTPLKDYLVNVIIMLLYLQ encoded by the coding sequence TTGCAGGCGCTTTCAAAACATCGGAAACGAAAAACCGGGGATGAATTCTCGACTTGCATTTTCGGGAATAATCGCTATCTTTGGAAACAGTATCGAAAGATTGCGATGGGGAAGCCGACGAAAATATTGACAGCCGAAGAGTTCGACAGGCTGTTCAACGACAAGGAGCGTTTTATCCGAATCGCATACTCCTATATAAATGATATGGAGATGGCAACGGATATTACGACCGATGGCTTCATGTATTTGTGGGAACACCGGGATCACCTTGAATTCGACGTGAATATCAAAGGTTATATTTACAATTACGTCAGGACTCGCTGTATTTCATACCTGCGTAAGCGGAAATCCATGCTCAAAGCCCAAAGCGAACTTTATAGAAAAGAACAATGGCGGATCGAATCGAGTATCAATACATTATCTAACGAAGAACAGATCGGCAAACTGTTCCAATCCGAGATAATCGAGATTTACCGGCGCGAACTGGCCAAAATGCCGTCTCTTACTCGTAATGTATTTTTGGCAAGCCGTCTGGAAGATATGACTTACCATCAAATTGCGGAAAAATTCAACCTGACCGTCCGGCAGGTTACTTCGGAGATTCAGCGGGCAAATTTCTTGCTTCGGACACCGCTAAAAGATTATCTGGTGAATGTTATAATTATGCTGCTATATCTACAATAA
- a CDS encoding ORF6N domain-containing protein has product MEELTTIQSKIYEIRGQRVMLDFDLAALYQVTTSALNQAVKRNIERFPEEFMFRISEIEWKNMSSQFVTTSRVKRPKTSLPYAFTEQGVAMLSAVLRSGMAIQVSISIMKAFVAMRNYITTATTVTSELAEIRAKLALLERADEDNAEAVNDLSEDMRKELDNIYEAIAALSVKVPEARKQPRPIGFKLPKEEK; this is encoded by the coding sequence ATGGAAGAACTCACTACGATCCAGAGCAAAATCTACGAAATCCGCGGCCAGCGCGTGATGCTCGACTTCGACCTTGCGGCGCTCTACCAAGTTACGACCAGTGCATTGAATCAGGCCGTAAAACGTAACATCGAACGATTTCCGGAAGAGTTCATGTTCCGCATTTCCGAAATTGAATGGAAAAATATGTCATCACAATTTGTGACGACATCCAGAGTGAAGCGGCCGAAGACATCCCTACCTTATGCTTTTACCGAACAGGGAGTTGCGATGCTTTCTGCGGTATTGCGCAGTGGAATGGCAATACAAGTAAGTATCTCTATTATGAAAGCATTTGTCGCCATGCGCAATTATATTACGACAGCTACAACCGTTACTTCGGAATTGGCTGAAATCCGGGCAAAGCTGGCTCTGCTGGAGCGGGCGGACGAGGACAATGCCGAGGCGGTGAACGACCTTTCGGAAGACATGCGCAAGGAGCTGGACAACATCTACGAGGCCATCGCGGCCCTGTCGGTCAAAGTGCCCGAGGCCCGCAAACAGCCCCGGCCCATCGGGTTCAAACTCCCGAAGGAAGAGAAATAA
- a CDS encoding helix-turn-helix domain-containing protein — protein MQQLRSDHGYSQEEVIEFTHLDISRYESGTSIPNTQSILKLCKLYNITIAEFFAPINYPAKKE, from the coding sequence ATGCAACAATTACGTTCGGATCATGGGTATTCTCAAGAAGAAGTTATTGAGTTTACACATTTAGATATTTCTCGGTATGAATCAGGAACCTCCATTCCAAACACACAATCTATACTGAAACTCTGTAAATTATATAACATCACAATCGCTGAATTCTTCGCACCGATAAATTATCCTGCGAAAAAAGAATAG
- a CDS encoding ParB/RepB/Spo0J family partition protein, producing the protein MKTNETDTTTATATQSTKSTVLLSIDKIRPNPNNPRRSYDENALAELAASIATHGLIQPIRVRAAEQGGYIIVCGERRYRAVQLLGQTEIEAIVDAAPADERAIFDLALSENIQREEMPSLDEAEAYKAAMQTLGGDAAAVAARFGKSEQYIYYRMKLNELIPDVKKLLRENSITLGLAMELARYGKDLQKTICKDRLKDEEGWRKYSVKEFKRMVDAHYTNDLARYRFDQTACAACKYNANTYDMFATGAGRCTNRECLEAKNRKFIERKSGELLAQNPKFILCKDRYGCDDHDKAIEHMTENGVECKAFEYGQVQEMPAMPAEPSPADYATDADYTAAMQIYEQQKKAAEEKTADLLAKHDAGAIRIFVKTSRDDARLVYVNQAAKGRESTRELIALLEEKKIRNTELAHEKTVEAVRQIVRDEEIAPTPFTQLEDNILYYIMLRSLRREHLAAVGFPEAYYLTSEQKIAVVNALTDEQRDLITRDFLVKSLTSDIGFDKTGKQLLMEFAALHHKEKYEVVKAQFDEEYTKRNDRLDERIAVAEAQEKAKTKAAKKEGKTGKSTKRTTKKAA; encoded by the coding sequence ATGAAAACGAACGAAACCGACACCACGACCGCAACCGCCACCCAGAGCACGAAATCGACCGTTTTGCTCTCCATTGACAAAATCCGCCCCAACCCCAACAATCCGCGGCGGAGTTACGACGAGAATGCCCTCGCGGAACTGGCCGCCTCCATTGCCACGCACGGCCTTATTCAGCCCATCCGGGTGCGAGCCGCAGAACAAGGCGGTTATATCATCGTCTGCGGAGAACGCCGCTACCGCGCCGTGCAACTGCTCGGCCAGACCGAGATCGAGGCAATCGTCGATGCCGCTCCCGCCGACGAACGGGCGATCTTCGACCTCGCGCTTTCGGAGAACATTCAGCGCGAGGAGATGCCGTCGCTCGACGAGGCCGAAGCCTACAAAGCCGCCATGCAGACCCTCGGCGGGGACGCCGCCGCCGTGGCCGCACGCTTCGGCAAGAGCGAGCAGTATATCTACTACCGGATGAAACTCAACGAACTGATCCCCGACGTAAAAAAACTCCTGCGCGAAAACTCTATTACATTGGGTCTCGCTATGGAGTTGGCACGATACGGGAAAGACTTGCAAAAGACGATCTGCAAAGACCGCCTCAAAGACGAGGAGGGGTGGCGGAAATACTCCGTAAAGGAGTTCAAGCGGATGGTGGACGCCCATTATACGAACGATCTGGCCCGGTATCGCTTCGACCAGACGGCGTGTGCCGCATGCAAGTACAACGCAAATACCTACGATATGTTCGCTACGGGGGCCGGACGATGCACGAACCGGGAATGCCTCGAAGCCAAGAACCGCAAGTTCATCGAGCGAAAAAGCGGAGAACTGCTCGCGCAAAACCCGAAATTCATCCTTTGCAAAGACCGTTACGGATGCGACGACCATGATAAGGCCATAGAGCATATGACCGAAAACGGGGTCGAATGCAAGGCGTTCGAATACGGGCAGGTGCAGGAAATGCCCGCTATGCCCGCGGAACCAAGTCCGGCGGATTATGCCACCGATGCCGATTATACCGCGGCGATGCAGATCTATGAACAGCAGAAAAAGGCTGCCGAGGAAAAGACCGCCGACCTGCTGGCCAAGCACGACGCCGGGGCGATCCGTATCTTCGTCAAGACTTCGCGCGACGACGCCCGGCTGGTCTATGTGAACCAAGCCGCTAAAGGCAGGGAATCAACCAGGGAACTGATCGCCCTCCTTGAGGAGAAGAAAATCCGCAACACGGAACTCGCACACGAAAAAACCGTCGAAGCCGTCCGGCAGATCGTCCGCGACGAGGAGATCGCCCCGACGCCGTTTACCCAGCTGGAAGACAACATTCTCTATTACATCATGCTCAGAAGCCTGCGGCGCGAACACCTCGCCGCCGTGGGATTCCCCGAAGCGTATTATTTGACATCCGAACAGAAAATCGCTGTCGTCAATGCGCTGACCGACGAACAACGCGATCTCATCACCCGCGATTTCTTGGTAAAAAGCCTTACATCCGACATCGGTTTCGACAAAACGGGGAAGCAACTGCTGATGGAATTTGCAGCCCTGCACCACAAAGAGAAATACGAGGTTGTGAAAGCGCAGTTCGACGAGGAATACACGAAACGCAACGACCGTCTCGACGAGCGTATTGCCGTGGCCGAAGCGCAGGAGAAAGCCAAGACCAAAGCCGCCAAGAAAGAGGGCAAAACGGGTAAGAGCACCAAGAGAACGACAAAGAAAGCCGCCTAA